In one window of Candidatus Avedoeria danica DNA:
- the uvrA gene encoding excinuclease ABC subunit UvrA, protein MGEGKHNAIVVRGAREHNLKNVDVSIPRDQLVVITGLSGSGKSSLAFDTIYAEGQRRYVESLSAYARQFLGQMEKPDVDGIEGLSPAISIDQKGVSHNPRSTVGTVTEIYDYLRLLFARIGVPHCPNCGRAIQRQSPEQIADAIRTLPDGTRLLVLAPIVRDRKGTHERVFDDIRQAGFVRVRVDGVLGHVDDDHALDRYKQHTIEAVVDRLVVRGGSDGLDETRLIDSVETALKSGEGVLSVATLDDGGNVTDERLFSEHFSCPNCGISLPKIEPRSFSFNSPHGACTACQGLGHQLQVDPDLVVPNADLSIDGGALAPVSRSRTEAGYFQQILASLAIDLGFKLDWPWRTLPEAARHAVLYGTDGRKIEVLYQTRSGGKRRYETAFEGIVNNLQRRHLATESEFMRSEIERYMTARPCPDCGGARLRPEMLGVTVSAHRIVDVCTVPIREVLGWVDALRGHTATNGHHARLVEAAPLGATDMHIATDVLKEIAARARFLIDVGLDYLTLDRRAGTLSGGEAQRIRLATQIGSQLMGVLYILDEPSIGLHSRDNARLIRTLLNLRDVGNTVIVVEHDEEMMRSADWIVDLGPGAGEHGGHIVAQGTVADIEASEASLTGAFLSGRREIAVPKTRRAGKGKLLRVVGAAENNLRGIDVGFPLGTLTVVTGVSGSGKSTLVLDILYQRLAQLVSNARGKAGTHTAITGWESIDKVIDIDQSPIGRTPRSNPATYTAAFGQIRDLFASLPDAKLRGYAAGRFSFNVKGGRCEACQGDGILKIEMQFLPDVYVPCEVCHSARYNRETLAITFKDKSIADVLDMTVSEALVFFDAIPGLKRKLSTLESVGLGYIRLGQPAPTLSGGEAQRVKLAKELSRAATGDTLYILDEPTTGLHFADTERLLEVLQRLVEAGNTVLVIEHNLDIIKAADWVIDLGPDGGVRGGMLVAAGTPETVAAHPTSYTGAYLKHVLAGKWTPEPVRVAE, encoded by the coding sequence ATGGGCGAAGGCAAGCACAACGCGATCGTCGTCCGCGGCGCGCGCGAGCACAATCTCAAGAACGTCGATGTTTCGATCCCGCGCGATCAGCTCGTCGTCATCACCGGTCTGAGCGGCAGCGGCAAGAGCTCGCTGGCGTTCGACACGATCTATGCGGAAGGCCAGCGGCGCTACGTCGAGAGCCTGTCCGCCTACGCCCGCCAGTTCCTCGGCCAGATGGAGAAGCCGGACGTTGACGGGATCGAGGGCCTCTCGCCGGCGATCTCGATCGACCAGAAGGGCGTGAGCCACAATCCGCGCTCGACGGTCGGCACCGTCACCGAGATCTACGACTACCTGCGCCTGTTGTTTGCGCGGATCGGCGTGCCGCATTGCCCGAACTGCGGCCGGGCGATTCAGCGGCAGAGCCCGGAACAGATCGCCGACGCGATTCGCACGCTGCCGGACGGCACCCGGCTGCTCGTGCTCGCACCGATCGTCCGGGACCGGAAGGGCACGCACGAGCGCGTGTTCGACGACATCCGACAGGCAGGCTTCGTGCGCGTGCGCGTGGACGGCGTGCTCGGTCACGTGGACGACGACCACGCGCTCGATCGGTACAAGCAGCACACGATCGAAGCCGTCGTCGACCGATTGGTCGTTCGGGGCGGCAGCGACGGGCTGGACGAGACACGGCTGATCGACTCCGTCGAGACGGCGTTGAAGTCCGGCGAGGGCGTGCTCTCGGTGGCGACCCTGGACGATGGCGGCAACGTCACGGACGAGCGCCTCTTCAGCGAGCACTTCAGCTGCCCGAACTGCGGGATCAGCCTGCCGAAGATCGAACCGCGATCGTTCTCTTTCAACTCGCCGCATGGCGCGTGCACGGCCTGTCAAGGCCTCGGCCACCAACTGCAGGTCGATCCGGACCTCGTCGTGCCGAACGCCGACCTGAGCATCGACGGCGGGGCGCTGGCGCCGGTCTCGCGATCGCGTACCGAGGCGGGCTACTTCCAGCAGATCCTGGCCTCGCTGGCGATCGACCTCGGCTTCAAGCTGGACTGGCCGTGGCGCACGCTGCCCGAGGCGGCCCGACACGCCGTGCTCTACGGGACGGACGGCCGGAAGATCGAGGTCCTCTACCAGACGCGAAGTGGCGGCAAGCGACGCTACGAAACCGCATTCGAAGGAATCGTCAACAACCTCCAACGGAGGCACCTGGCAACGGAATCCGAGTTCATGCGCAGCGAGATCGAGCGCTACATGACGGCCCGCCCGTGCCCGGACTGCGGCGGCGCACGCCTGCGGCCCGAGATGCTCGGTGTGACCGTCAGCGCGCACCGGATCGTCGATGTCTGCACGGTGCCGATCCGCGAAGTGCTCGGCTGGGTGGACGCATTGCGCGGGCACACGGCGACGAACGGACACCATGCGCGCCTCGTCGAAGCCGCGCCGCTGGGCGCGACGGACATGCACATCGCGACGGACGTTCTCAAGGAGATCGCGGCGCGCGCCCGCTTCCTGATCGACGTCGGGCTCGATTACCTGACGCTCGATCGACGGGCCGGGACGCTCTCGGGCGGCGAAGCGCAACGGATCCGGCTCGCAACCCAGATCGGCAGTCAGCTGATGGGCGTGCTCTACATCCTGGACGAGCCGTCCATCGGGCTGCACTCGCGGGACAACGCGCGCCTGATCCGGACGCTCTTGAACCTGCGCGACGTCGGCAACACCGTCATCGTCGTCGAACACGACGAGGAGATGATGCGCTCGGCCGACTGGATCGTCGACCTCGGGCCGGGCGCCGGGGAGCACGGCGGGCACATCGTGGCTCAGGGCACGGTCGCCGACATCGAGGCATCCGAGGCGTCGCTGACGGGGGCGTTCCTTTCCGGGCGGCGCGAGATCGCGGTGCCGAAGACGCGGCGAGCAGGCAAGGGCAAGCTGCTGCGCGTCGTCGGGGCGGCAGAGAACAATCTGCGCGGGATCGACGTCGGGTTTCCGCTCGGCACGCTGACCGTGGTGACGGGCGTCTCCGGATCGGGCAAGAGCACGCTCGTGCTGGACATCCTCTACCAACGGTTGGCGCAGCTCGTGAGCAACGCCCGCGGCAAGGCGGGCACGCACACCGCCATCACCGGCTGGGAGAGCATCGACAAGGTCATCGACATCGATCAGAGCCCGATCGGCCGGACGCCGCGATCGAACCCGGCCACGTACACGGCGGCGTTCGGTCAGATCCGCGACCTCTTCGCAAGCCTGCCGGACGCCAAGCTGCGCGGGTACGCAGCCGGGCGGTTCTCGTTCAACGTCAAGGGCGGGCGCTGCGAGGCCTGCCAGGGCGATGGCATCCTGAAGATCGAGATGCAGTTCCTGCCCGACGTCTACGTTCCGTGCGAGGTCTGCCACAGTGCCCGCTACAACCGCGAGACGCTGGCGATCACGTTCAAGGACAAGAGCATCGCCGACGTGCTCGACATGACGGTCAGCGAGGCTCTCGTCTTTTTCGACGCGATTCCTGGCCTGAAACGAAAGCTCTCAACGCTCGAGAGCGTCGGCCTGGGCTACATCCGGCTCGGCCAGCCAGCGCCGACGCTGTCCGGCGGCGAGGCGCAGCGCGTCAAGCTGGCCAAGGAGCTGTCGCGTGCGGCAACGGGCGACACGCTCTACATTCTGGACGAGCCCACGACCGGGTTGCACTTCGCCGACACGGAGCGGCTGCTCGAGGTTCTGCAGCGATTGGTCGAAGCCGGCAACACCGTACTCGTCATCGAGCACAACCTCGATATCATCAAGGCCGCCGACTGGGTCATCGATCTCGGCCCGGACGGCGGCGTGCGCGGTGGCATGCTCGTTGCCGCCGGCACGCCGGAGACCGTGGCCGCGCATCCGACGTCCTACACCGGCGCCTATTTGAAACACGTCCTCGCCGGCAAGTGGACACCCGAACCGGTTCGGGTCGCCGAGTGA
- a CDS encoding dynamin family protein, with protein MMTQPTGPGWLDPRMAASVAEIRALLADLADALDGTVERPDGIRRVRQAAEDLSSLLLVVVVGEFNAGKSALINTLLGGPYLAEGVTPTTAEVQWLVFGDAAEARVAGDVLWRPLPAPRLRELAIIDTPGTNAVLREHERLTREFVPRADIVVFVTSADRPFPESERDLMSLIHAWRRRTVVVVNKIDLVRTDAERAEILEFVAAQVQNLIGEPVPVLAVSARRAREAHALGQTDADWAVFDAWLTEHLTAEEGLRLKLSSPLALAERVAADALAEIGARQAVLTADGEMLAAIDVEAAASEQALRREHAGRLDTIDARIQGLRERGESFLDEHMRLAHIRALLDREALKRAFDEEVIGATPTHVAADINAEIDWLVEQEEQRWRSLRVRLAETATSGRLETLALEAGPGFASRRQALLGTIGRQAATVLAAFDPDAEAARLESTVREALAHTALLEVGALGLGLAIVSLSVFDATGIVAGSALGMIGLAVLPYRRRKAALAMRERLAELRAELRTRLTDTFDTELAAFDGRLNALLEPYRTFVVAERSRLDVVGHRLTAIGDEVGRLSKSVGAR; from the coding sequence ATGATGACACAACCGACCGGTCCGGGTTGGCTCGATCCCCGTATGGCGGCGTCGGTTGCCGAGATCCGTGCACTCCTCGCCGACCTCGCCGATGCCCTTGACGGCACGGTCGAGCGGCCGGACGGGATCCGGCGCGTGCGGCAGGCGGCCGAAGACCTTTCCTCCCTCCTGCTCGTCGTTGTCGTCGGCGAGTTCAACGCCGGCAAGAGCGCGCTGATCAACACGCTGCTCGGCGGACCGTACCTGGCCGAGGGCGTCACGCCGACGACGGCCGAGGTGCAGTGGCTCGTGTTCGGCGACGCCGCGGAGGCGCGGGTCGCCGGCGATGTGCTGTGGCGACCGCTCCCGGCGCCACGCCTGCGCGAACTCGCGATCATCGATACACCCGGCACGAACGCCGTGCTGCGTGAACATGAGCGGTTGACCCGTGAGTTCGTGCCCCGGGCCGACATCGTCGTGTTCGTGACGTCGGCCGATCGCCCGTTCCCGGAGAGCGAGCGCGACCTCATGTCGCTCATCCACGCGTGGCGCCGCCGAACCGTCGTCGTGGTGAACAAGATCGATCTCGTGCGCACCGATGCCGAACGGGCGGAGATCCTCGAGTTCGTCGCCGCACAGGTTCAGAACCTCATCGGCGAGCCCGTGCCGGTGCTGGCCGTATCGGCGCGACGGGCGCGCGAGGCGCATGCGCTCGGGCAGACCGACGCCGACTGGGCCGTGTTCGACGCTTGGCTGACCGAGCACCTGACGGCCGAGGAGGGATTGCGCCTCAAGCTCTCCAGCCCGCTGGCCCTTGCCGAGCGGGTGGCGGCCGATGCACTGGCCGAGATCGGCGCGCGGCAGGCGGTTCTCACGGCGGACGGCGAGATGCTGGCCGCGATCGACGTCGAGGCGGCGGCATCCGAGCAGGCGCTCCGGCGCGAGCACGCCGGCCGCTTGGACACGATCGACGCGCGGATCCAGGGGTTGCGCGAGCGCGGCGAGTCCTTCCTGGACGAACACATGCGTTTGGCGCACATCCGGGCCCTGCTCGACCGCGAAGCGCTCAAGCGGGCATTCGACGAAGAGGTGATCGGCGCGACGCCGACGCACGTGGCAGCGGACATCAACGCCGAGATCGACTGGCTCGTCGAGCAGGAGGAGCAGCGCTGGCGCTCGCTGCGGGTACGACTGGCCGAGACGGCCACGTCCGGCCGGCTGGAGACGCTGGCGCTGGAGGCCGGTCCGGGCTTCGCCAGCCGCCGCCAGGCGCTCCTCGGCACGATCGGACGTCAGGCGGCGACGGTGCTCGCGGCGTTCGACCCGGACGCCGAGGCGGCACGGCTCGAGTCGACGGTGCGCGAGGCGTTGGCGCACACCGCGCTCCTCGAAGTCGGCGCGCTCGGCCTTGGTCTGGCGATCGTCTCGCTGAGCGTCTTCGACGCGACCGGGATCGTCGCCGGCAGCGCGCTCGGAATGATCGGCCTCGCCGTGCTGCCCTATCGCCGCCGGAAAGCGGCGCTGGCGATGCGCGAGCGCCTTGCCGAGCTGCGTGCCGAGCTGCGCACCCGCCTCACCGACACGTTCGACACCGAACTCGCCGCGTTCGACGGCCGGCTGAACGCGCTGCTCGAGCCGTATCGCACGTTCGTGGTGGCGGAGCGCTCGCGCCTGGACGTGGTGGGCCATCGGCTCACGGCGATCGGCGACGAGGTCGGTCGGCTGAGCAAGTCGGTTGGCGCGCGCTGA
- a CDS encoding VOC family protein: protein MIQGLASIRLEVGELDRSLQFYLDGLRFELVVPPNGVPRRAELRAGTLSVLLAEAPPTRGRRAVGVGFRIDVLALDAYHDAIVARGIDTGPESDEGGTRQFPVRDPDGYVWFFREVLG from the coding sequence GTGATCCAGGGTTTGGCCAGCATTCGCCTCGAAGTCGGCGAGCTTGACCGGTCGCTACAGTTCTACCTCGACGGGCTGCGCTTTGAGCTCGTCGTTCCGCCAAACGGTGTGCCGCGGCGGGCGGAGCTGCGCGCCGGCACGCTGTCCGTGCTCTTGGCCGAGGCGCCGCCGACGCGCGGCCGTCGCGCCGTCGGCGTCGGCTTCCGGATCGACGTGCTCGCGCTGGACGCCTACCACGACGCCATTGTCGCCCGCGGCATCGATACCGGGCCGGAGAGCGACGAGGGGGGGACGCGCCAGTTCCCGGTACGCGATCCGGACGGCTACGTCTGGTTCTTTCGCGAGGTCCTCGGCTGA
- a CDS encoding polymer-forming cytoskeletal protein: MNDCTETVDRRRPSPRGRTTLVLAAGVAVCAALTLAAGRASAATFSESDDDGYVLPAGETVNDNLFAAGLKVTIDGTVDGDLFAAGQEVIINGTVTGNLFGAGSRVHLAKGGHVNGDMFAGGSEVSVAGQLDGDLRAGGTVVRVLDGGTVGGELMAGGFHVGVDEGGTVRRGLYAGGNQVALDGAVHGDVEVGAGAVRLKGKLDGDVNVVVSADTGGAPPAALLAMLPNQPAIDMPPSIAAGVDVDPSAEIGGDLSLTGRSEPNVPTGVVGGKSSFEAQAAAPVEEAEPADTAAAVALRWLKRTLALIVLGLIALSVLPGVLRSATDGLRNTPLASGLWGVLSLAITPILIGFVLVGAIVVSLILRYVLLGQLIMPWLAVAALLMAVFTAGLYVAVWCGYATVAITLGRLFGGRLREERWMALLAGAPIVALAMVLPVVGTPARWLIMAFGLGAILLPWVRSWRSAATDQPGAMPMPAA; this comes from the coding sequence ATGAACGACTGCACCGAGACCGTCGACCGGCGGCGCCCGTCGCCCCGCGGACGGACAACGCTCGTCCTCGCCGCCGGCGTGGCGGTGTGCGCCGCCCTCACTCTGGCGGCCGGCCGCGCCAGCGCGGCCACGTTCAGCGAGAGCGATGACGACGGCTATGTCCTGCCGGCCGGCGAGACCGTGAACGACAACCTCTTCGCCGCCGGCTTGAAGGTCACGATCGACGGCACCGTCGACGGCGACCTATTCGCCGCGGGACAGGAGGTCATCATCAACGGTACGGTCACCGGCAACCTGTTCGGGGCGGGCAGCCGGGTGCACTTGGCCAAGGGCGGACACGTCAACGGCGACATGTTCGCGGGGGGCAGCGAAGTATCGGTCGCGGGCCAGTTGGACGGCGACCTACGGGCAGGCGGCACCGTCGTACGCGTACTGGACGGCGGCACGGTCGGCGGCGAGCTGATGGCGGGCGGCTTTCATGTCGGTGTGGACGAGGGCGGCACCGTTCGCCGCGGGCTGTACGCCGGCGGCAACCAGGTGGCGCTCGACGGGGCGGTTCACGGCGATGTCGAGGTCGGCGCCGGCGCCGTCCGGTTGAAGGGCAAGCTCGACGGCGACGTGAACGTCGTCGTCAGCGCCGACACCGGCGGCGCGCCGCCGGCCGCCCTCCTTGCGATGCTGCCGAACCAGCCCGCGATCGACATGCCGCCGTCGATCGCCGCCGGCGTGGATGTCGACCCGAGCGCCGAGATCGGCGGCGACCTGTCCCTCACCGGGCGGAGCGAGCCGAACGTGCCGACCGGCGTCGTCGGCGGCAAGTCATCGTTCGAGGCGCAAGCCGCGGCGCCGGTCGAGGAGGCGGAGCCGGCGGACACGGCGGCGGCGGTCGCGTTGCGGTGGTTGAAGCGCACGCTGGCGCTCATCGTCCTCGGGTTGATTGCGCTGAGCGTGCTGCCCGGCGTCCTACGCTCGGCAACGGACGGGTTGCGGAACACGCCGCTGGCCAGCGGGTTGTGGGGCGTTCTCAGCCTCGCTATCACCCCGATCCTCATCGGCTTCGTCCTCGTCGGGGCGATCGTCGTCTCGTTGATTCTCCGCTACGTGCTGCTCGGACAGCTCATCATGCCGTGGCTGGCGGTTGCGGCGCTGCTCATGGCGGTGTTCACCGCCGGCCTGTACGTTGCCGTCTGGTGCGGCTACGCCACGGTGGCGATCACACTCGGCCGGCTGTTCGGTGGGCGGCTGCGCGAAGAGCGGTGGATGGCGCTGCTGGCCGGCGCCCCGATCGTGGCGCTGGCGATGGTGCTCCCGGTCGTCGGAACGCCGGCCCGCTGGCTGATCATGGCGTTCGGTCTCGGGGCCATCCTCCTCCCATGGGTGCGGAGCTGGCGCTCGGCGGCGACGGATCAGCCCGGAGCGATGCCCATGCCGGCGGCATAG